Genomic window (Arthrobacter sp. StoSoilA2):
ACGCTTGATCCAGCCAGTGGCGTAGATTCCCGGCACGGGCTTGCCCTCGGCATCCAGGACGCGACCGCCGTCGTTCGGTATGACACCGCGGCGGGCATCATACGGAAGCTCCTGAAGCGGCGAGCCGTGGTAGCCGATCGCGCGGTAGACGGACTGCACCGGGTACTCCAGGAATTCACCGGTGCCCTTGACGTTGCCAGTTCCATCCAGTTGCATCCGCTCGAACTTGATGCCGGAAACCTTGCCGGGAGTTTCCGGCGAGTCCAGGATTTCCACGGGGCTGTGCAGGAAGTGCAAGTGCAGACGGCGCGAGGATGGCTGCTCGGATTCCGCGTGTTCTTCCACCAGCCAGTTGGTCATGGTGTTGACCATGGTCTTGATCTGGTTGTTGGTACGGATTGCCTCATCGGAGGCTTCATCAAACTCGAAGTCCTCCGGGTACAGGACAATGTCGACGTCGTTGCAGTGGGACAGCTCCCGCAATTCCAGCGGGGTGAATTTAACCTGCGCAGGACCGCGGCGCCCAAACACGTGGACGTCGGTAACAGGCGACTTCTTCAAGCCCTCGTAGACGTTTTCGGGGATCTCGGTGACCAGCAGCTCATCGGGGTGCTTGACCAGCATGCGAGCCACATCAAGGGCAACGTTGCCGTTGCCGATGACGGCAATCTCCTTGGCGTCCAGCGGCCAATCCCGGGGAACGTCCGGGTGCCCGTCATACCAGGAAACAAAATCGGCTCCGCCGAAGGACCCTTCCAACCCGATGCCCGGGATGTTGAGGTCCGCGTCTTTGATGGCCCCCGTGGAGAAGATCACGGCGTCATAGAAAGCACGGAAATCGTGAAGCGTCAGATCCCGGCCGTAGGTGACGTTGCCCAGGAAGCGGATGTCGCCCCTGTCCAGGACCTTGTGCAGGGCGTTGACGATGCCCTTGATACGGGGGTGGTCCGGCGCCACGCCGTAGCGGATAAGCCCATAAGGGGCAGGGTACGCCTCAAAGAGATCGATGCTGACCTCCACGTCCCCATCCTTGACCTCGTTGGACTTGGTCAGGATGTCGGCGGCGTACACGCCGGCGGGACCGGCGCCCACGATGGCGACGCGAAGCGGACGTTTGGGGGTGGTTGCGGCTGAGTTGGACACCGTAAGCCCTTCCGAAGCAGTAAGCCACGCCGTTGTTGGGGCGCGCAGATTCCAATTCTAGATGTCCGCCCCGCACCCGGCCTCCTATATGGCGGGAGTCACAAGAAAACGGTCGATTGATGCCAACATTGCGGAATATTGCGTTCCCATTTGGTGTTGGCGACATTGTGTCGACACCCGAGCAGATCACCGCAAACTCGTCCATTTCCAGCCAGCCCGCGACTGTGAGTGCGTCCAGTGAACTTAGCGGCGACACCTCTGGCGGCAGGACCCGCGGAGGAAAGCCTGTCTGGAGCGAGTCGACGGCGGGAATCCTCTTTGGCATTGGTGCTTACAGTCTGTGGGGACTGCTTCCGCTGTACTTCCTCGCGCTTCAACCGGCGGGGGCAATCGAAATCGTTGCCAACCGCGTGGTTTGGTCGCTGCTCTTCT
Coding sequences:
- a CDS encoding FAD-dependent oxidoreductase, which codes for MSNSAATTPKRPLRVAIVGAGPAGVYAADILTKSNEVKDGDVEVSIDLFEAYPAPYGLIRYGVAPDHPRIKGIVNALHKVLDRGDIRFLGNVTYGRDLTLHDFRAFYDAVIFSTGAIKDADLNIPGIGLEGSFGGADFVSWYDGHPDVPRDWPLDAKEIAVIGNGNVALDVARMLVKHPDELLVTEIPENVYEGLKKSPVTDVHVFGRRGPAQVKFTPLELRELSHCNDVDIVLYPEDFEFDEASDEAIRTNNQIKTMVNTMTNWLVEEHAESEQPSSRRLHLHFLHSPVEILDSPETPGKVSGIKFERMQLDGTGNVKGTGEFLEYPVQSVYRAIGYHGSPLQELPYDARRGVIPNDGGRVLDAEGKPVPGIYATGWIKRGPVGLIGHTKGDALETIGCLLEDRLTLPPAENPDPQAIIDLLEERGIEYTTWEGWNRLDAHEAALGAAWSKSKSESESGNGNGVIRERIKVVPREEMIQISRG